In Geotalea uraniireducens, one genomic interval encodes:
- a CDS encoding ComEA family DNA-binding protein, with protein MNGRAKRLALTSFAALALLLQLYDKSHGPSPAKRDAVAFLHRTPGKALVKVAGIPEFSGIYQVSVPATIGSVMKLSVPADSLILLDDSVGLQRVCEGDVIIFDVQHTGYTHVSCERMSAHERVTLGIPLDLSSMSRADWEALPGIGPATAQSILEYRQQIGDFTSFRQLGLVPGIGPATMSRLKPYFFGYITPCNY; from the coding sequence ATGAATGGCCGTGCCAAGCGGCTGGCACTCACTTCGTTTGCCGCCTTGGCGCTCTTGCTCCAGTTGTACGATAAAAGCCACGGACCGTCCCCGGCAAAAAGGGATGCCGTGGCTTTTCTACATCGAACGCCCGGCAAGGCACTTGTAAAAGTCGCCGGAATACCAGAATTCTCAGGGATTTACCAAGTTTCGGTCCCGGCGACAATTGGTAGCGTCATGAAATTGTCGGTCCCTGCCGATTCATTGATTCTCCTCGACGATAGCGTTGGCCTACAGCGCGTTTGTGAAGGGGATGTTATAATATTCGATGTACAACATACCGGATATACACATGTTTCATGCGAGAGAATGTCGGCGCATGAACGTGTTACCCTTGGCATTCCGTTGGATCTGTCCAGCATGTCGAGGGCAGATTGGGAAGCTCTCCCCGGGATTGGTCCGGCAACTGCTCAATCAATTTTGGAGTACCGTCAACAGATTGGCGATTTTACCTCGTTTCGCCAACTCGGATTGGTTCCCGGGATCGGCCCGGCGACTATGTCACGACTTAAACCATATTTTTTCGGTTATATAACACCTTGCAATTATTAG
- a CDS encoding DHH family phosphoesterase, which produces MVEQRSLQTTKKFVDELLTWARGRGKILIVVHDNPDPDCLASAMALRHLFVMKLNREAIIAFSGMIGRSENIVMAKELEIPLKPLTILNLQDFSVVCMLDTQPGTGNNSLPSGTRVDVVIDHHPLRETSTLCHWVDIREDYGVTATILYEYLVVQDVPISTKLATAVYYAIKSETQDLGREANKPDRDAYLRLFPLANKRLLYEITYPKLPVEYFLTLNRAIENTRLYSSLLVTDLGELSFPEIVAEMADLFLRLEKIEVVFASGCYNNEIILSLRTNRSDINAGELSRRIVAGLGLAGGHGMMAGGKVCLAMGRDEVAEHLLHRLLAELSLEKEIPVALDASHYSLGEDAAANRLES; this is translated from the coding sequence ATGGTTGAACAACGTTCGCTACAGACTACCAAGAAATTTGTTGATGAATTGTTAACTTGGGCAAGAGGGCGTGGGAAGATTCTGATAGTTGTTCATGATAACCCCGATCCCGATTGTCTTGCTTCTGCAATGGCATTACGGCATCTCTTCGTGATGAAGCTCAACCGGGAGGCAATCATCGCTTTTTCTGGGATGATCGGGAGGAGCGAAAATATCGTGATGGCCAAGGAACTCGAAATACCGTTGAAACCACTCACCATCTTGAATCTCCAGGATTTCTCCGTCGTGTGCATGCTTGATACTCAGCCCGGTACGGGCAATAATTCGCTCCCCTCTGGAACCAGGGTAGATGTCGTGATCGACCATCATCCCTTGCGTGAGACCAGCACGTTGTGCCACTGGGTTGATATCCGCGAAGATTATGGGGTGACAGCGACTATTTTGTATGAATACCTAGTTGTCCAAGACGTCCCGATCAGTACCAAGTTGGCTACCGCAGTCTATTATGCCATCAAGTCCGAAACACAGGATTTGGGCCGAGAGGCAAACAAGCCTGATCGGGATGCATATCTCCGGTTATTTCCGCTCGCCAACAAGAGACTTCTCTATGAGATTACCTATCCGAAACTACCGGTAGAGTATTTTCTTACGCTGAACCGTGCCATTGAAAACACTAGGCTTTATTCAAGCTTGTTGGTGACCGATTTGGGTGAACTTTCATTCCCGGAAATTGTTGCCGAAATGGCTGATTTGTTTCTCCGGCTGGAGAAGATTGAAGTCGTATTCGCTTCGGGTTGCTATAACAACGAAATCATTCTCTCTCTCCGCACCAATCGCTCCGATATCAATGCGGGAGAGCTCAGCAGGCGCATCGTCGCCGGTCTCGGACTTGCCGGCGGCCACGGCATGATGGCTGGTGGCAAGGTTTGTCTGGCAATGGGACGCGATGAGGTTGCCGAGCACCTTCTGCATCGGCTGCTCGCCGAGCTTTCCCTTGAAAAGGAGATTCCCGTAGCACTGGATGCCTCACACTACTCTCTTGGGGAAGACGCCGCCGCTAATCGGCTGGAGAGTTGA